ttctctggtctgatgaaaccaagattgagctctttggcctgaatgcaaagcgtcacgtctggaggaaagttggcagcctcatgctgtggggatgtttttcagttgcaggaattgggagactagtcaggattcagggaaatatgaatggagcaaagtacagagagatccttgatgaaaacctgctccagagcgctcagggcctcagactgaggcgaaggttcaccttccaataggacgaccctaagcacacagccaagacaatgcaggagtggctttgggacaaggctctgaatgaagattgggagaaactcccaaaatacaggtgtgccaaacatGTAGCACCaaaatgcttcaacaaagtactgagtaatgggtctgaaaacttacgtaaatgtgatatttcatttatttagtatttttataaattagcaaaaaattcaaaaacctgtttttgctttgtcattatggggtattgtgtgtagattgatgacggcaaaaaaacgatttaatcaattttagaataagactgtaacgtaacaaaatgtgaaaaaagtcaaggggtctgaatactttcggaaggcactgtatgctgtagccttaagatttcccttcactgaaaattaaggggcctagctagaaccatgaaaaacatccccagaccattattcctccaccaccaaactttacagttggcgttgtgcattggagcaggtagcgttctcctggcatccaccaaacccagattcgtctgttggactgccagatggtgaagcgtgattcctcactccagaCAACGAGTTTCcactgagtccaatggcggcgagatttacaccattccaaccgacgcttggcattgcgcatggtgatcttaggcttgtgtacggctgttcggccatggaaacccatttcatgaagctcccgacgaacagttcttgtgctgacgttgcttccagaggccgtttgaaactcggtggtgagtgttgcagccaacgacatacattttattttacacgctacgcacttcagaacttggtggtcccgttctgtgagcgtgtgtggcctaccacttcgcttctgagccgttgttgctcctagacgtttcactGCACAATATCACcacttactgttgaccagggcagctctagcagggcagaaatctgatgaactgacttgttggaaaggtgacatcctatgatggtgccacgttgaaagtcactgagctcttcagtaaggccattttcctgacaatgtttgtctatggatattgcatggctgtgtgctctattttatacacctatcagcaacaggtgtggctgaaatagccaaatccactaatttaaaggggtgtccacatacttgtgcatctttattatatttttgttaacgTCAGGGGGATAGGTGGTAATCCATTAAAGGTCAGGCTCCTGGCTAGACAGTGACTTTAGTGTGAAGGTTTCAGTTTTGTGGGTGTAAACGGCTTTAGTTGAAATCGGCAAAAGTGCTGCGGGCAAGGAAATACCAGACCTCATAGCTGCCCCCAAAACCCCAAACCCCAATGTTTATAAAATATATAGAGTTAGCCTCGAGTTACTGTCTCTGATGTCAGAATGCACGGGAGGTTACCACTTAGCGCCCTCTCCATGCGTCACCAATGGGTCTGGGTATGAGGGTTCAGAGTCTGGATTCATTCAAACATCTTTCAGCTCCTGGACATTAGAAAAACAACCTCACCTGTAGACAAAACAAATTAAGAACCTGTCTTTGCGGTTCAGGgtgtttttcctttcttttcATTTGTTTCCAGTAATTTGCTAGATCTATATCTTTCGGAACCACTCAACATGGTTTTCTGTTTTGGGTCAAGCGTTTCAATGCACTGACTGGAGTAAATTCAACACTGCAAGTGTGCTGTCTCTGACTTCAACCTGAATTTCCCTGGAGAACTCTACACAGAGCAGAATGCTGACATTTGACCCTCACTTGCTTTGAGTATACATAATAACAAAGCAGCACTGAATAAGTATGTTGGTTTCTAGTTATTCAGATTATGATCTATGACATAACTGGAGCAGCTACTCAGAAATGGAGGAAATGCATGCtttatatgtaaaaaataaatttaaaaaagtacttttctcaaacacaaacaccagTACAGCTTGTGAATCCGAGCTACATCACTTCAGTTAATCTGCCAGACCATCCATGTCCCAACTGATTACAAACTCCCCAAACCCACTCATTGCACATAACTAGGAACCAACAGGAGATAAATAATGAATCGAAATGTTTCCGTTTTGATGGTGTACTCTTACGAGCTGTTCTGCGACCCCTACTTTGAGAAGAGTCTTTTTCAAAGAATTCAGGCCCGTATCCATTGAAGCGCATGGGAAAGCATCCCAGGAGGAACTTCTCGTTGGAGGAGAGGAACTGGAAGGCTATTAAAGTATACAGCGCTTAAGAGCACCTGGCCTGTAGTACACAGCCTCAATTACCACTACATACATCTCAGCACCAATAACATGCATTCTGTGACTTACATACGCCATACTATGCTTCATTGTGTTCTTATATTATTTTGTTATAGTCAGGGGTGGGTTCAACTTGGACTTTCAAAATGGTGGACCGTATTATCCACGAATCAAAGCATTCTTAGTATGTTAGTTATTGTAACGGTACTATTGGAGTACAGTGGTAAGTTATGCTGCAGCTGTTGTTAGACGGTAATTCTGTCCAGCAGGCTCAGACACATGTCCTCCTGACACCCCCTTAGAGTCTCTCTATGACATCACTCTCTGGCTCCACTGTCCTTACTCCTTAAGCCAATGATAAACTCATTCATACGCATTCATGACATTAGCATTTTCCTCAGATAGATTAACATTTCCTCCGACACAAACAGAGGCatcaagagagagggagcagatgaATCAGATGGCATGGGGAGTGTGGGCTGAACTGGCTCAAAGGGAGGACAGGTCAGCATTCGTTACTTGCCTGAGCTGGGAGGGCTGAgcttgggaggggagagagaggtgtcagagaaagttcattagagttgtaTTGCTTATCTGAGATGATGAGGCTCATGGTTTAGATCTGCAACTATCACACACACTCATGCGTCATGCACACATTCACATGCATGtacagtagcacacacacacacacacacacacacaaacacctctgaGCACACAGCTCTGATGGAGGTTACCGGGTAACGTTGAGGCCTTGAAATGCAAATGTGCTGAAAGACAAAGTCAATGCATATTTAATGGGGGACAAGGCAGCTTAGTTTCTGCTGTGTGACAGTGACCACTTGTGTGTGCTCACTGGGATGTCATGTAgccagagatgggcagtatttatGTTACAATTTTGTTACGAATTTGGTCATTTGAATTACACTGGGCTGtactacactccaatgtattttctAATTTTAAATActataatttgtattttcaaaatacttttcTTATATCATTTTTTAAAATAGTGATTCACATTTTGTGTccccctttcaccctgcatttgtatcagaagtctgatagcACTGTTGTtttaagagcatctgctaaacgaactaaatataaatgtatatgtaaaaatgtTGATAAATACTTTATTGAGGGAAATGTACTTGATACAATTGTGATATATTGTTGTttcacctagctattttaagatgaatgcattaattgtaagtcggtctggataagagtgtctgctggatgaatatgtatgaactttccaatttgtaagtcgctctggataagagcgtctgctaaatgacttaaatgtaaatgtaaatgtaaaatgctaaatgacaaatgtaaatatgaaaaattgcaaagcatgctgagtattgttctaatgagctctgccccaaaacaaggccaaaaataataatacccagtgtgctttgcagttcattttggtatgttcattttcatagatacatttacattttgttcatttagcagacactcttatccagagtgaattaCTCATCTATGGTAGATAAACAAAATTTCACAGTCATAGAAAGAAAAATGCATTTGTAACTGTTGTTGCTGTTCGGGCTAGCtaaacacaaatgtatttttgtataataaaatacaaaattcatgaattttaattaaatacataaaaaactaCAATACGTTACAAAATACatgatctttatggtattttgtatctgtattttgtaattgtattttgccATTTTTGCCGATCCCTGGCTGTAGCCGTAGCGGGCACAGATGCCACCTCTCTCTTGAAGATATCCAGCTGCACTACTGGGGAGCAGAGAACAATTCAGATGCAGCATTTTATGGTTTAATTCATGTAAGATTCTGTAAGGATCAAAACGGAACAGATCATTTCAGGTCACAGAGTTTGTCGCAGCGAGACACAATATTTAGTCTCAGTGAAGTTACTTGTTTGTGGATTTGATTATGAAGCTGTTGACCCAGGaaacagcttgtgtgtgtgtttctgtgcatgtctgtgccatttaagatgagagAGGATGATAAAAAAAACGATGAACTGCCTTATGTCTATTGCAGCATATTGAATGCCTGTCATTCTTAtttcattcacccagctcaatgtaacatctgtaggtttaggctactacactaTACTAACATTTTCCCCCTACCCATCATgcggttgctacaacctagcctatgaatgaaagcttacaacgtaggtgcacaggtcaagatcatttttagtaatcaaggtgacaaacagtgacacattcaataccgtctTGCCTGCATCCAGTTAATCTAGGGTGTAGTCATtactccaacagttgcaaatgagagtttctattggacaaattcagcttGCTCACATAGCATCACGCTGTGTTTGAggcgggtgtttgagtaggctaaactagctagctggctgcatTCACTAGTTAagtgaaagttaaaaaaataaatacaaccaAGTAAATAtatcaatctttctctctcttcttaatttcggaagaaatacatttgttcaaactgttcaactatcgtttttttctctttttgagTCAACTCCTCACCACATTTAATGCACTGCAGTgccagctagctgtagcttatgctttcagtactagattctaTCTCCgattctttgattgggtggacagcgtgtcagttcatgctgcaagagctctgataggttggaggacgtcctccggaagttgtcaaacttactgtgtaagtctatggaagggggtgaaaaccatatattgaagtcaatgtacccagaggaggacagaagctaacTGTCCTCCGTCTGCACTATGGTGCTactctacagagtgctgctgaggatgttctagaccttcattgcaaaacagtgtgttttaatacatTATTTGGTGACATCTAGCATAGTTTAATCaaaactttattaatgtttcactatttcgatgtttatgaaattcactgaggaggatgatcctccccttcctcctctgaggtgccacacatgtgcatgtgtgtgtatgtgtgtttgtgcacattcgtgtgtgtgtatttagcaGGACACAAAGGCTGGTGTTCAGTGTGCAGTTTGCTTTCTGGTTACACAGCTGTGATCCTACTGACTACGCAaacaatcaacacacacaaacttcATCCTTGCAATACTTCAAGCTTAAGAAATGCCATGGGCACTTGGATCATTCAGGGAAACTGTTAGGATCTCATTAAAACTAACATGTCGAGCATAAGTTCTacagaaatgtgaagtttgaagaAGCCCTCTGCCTTGTCCCTGCCACCATGCACACAAATATCTGGCCACCCAGCTGGAACTGTTCACTCACCCATACTAAAGCCTTTTAGGGCCTTTGAGGGCTAACCCTATCAGACCACACTGTACTAGCGGATGGActttcacaacaaacaaacaaaaaacagtgtTAGATCAAGTCAATGCCATAACAATTCTCGTATCTACATTCTGTTGTTTTTTAATATAGAAGATTTTAAAAAGCATACATTTCAGGATCGAGAGTGTCCTATTTTCTGGAATAATCTCAAATCTATAGTTCTGAGTTACTGTGGTAACATTACATCATACAAGCAGCTCACAGCGTCATTCCCATTCCAACGGCTACAGACACCAGACCCAGCCCTGACGCAATCGATAAGGGGAGAGGATTCAGAGTGATACAGAGCACACCTTGGCCATTATTCCACATGAAGGAAAATTACTGGAGCATTTCATCTCAgccatgagagagagggagaacagagggcaTGAGACATATTTTATTCATCCTACTGGTAAGTGCAGTCACAGTGGAGGGAGGAGGCTGCAGGTCCACTCCTCTAGGCCAGAGGTTTCTTACAGACTGGCCGCCACATCAACCACATCATGGTCTTCTCTACTGTACAGACCATCTCCAAGAAAGCACTTGTATAGCTGTCAATAACTGTCAATAGCAACTCTGGGTTGGGTGCAGCTGAGTACACAGCTTTCATGTAGAACCCCGATACACCTCTCTTCTTAGACACGGTGTATAGTTGCAGTAAGCAGTGagtgcacacatgcatacacatgcacacaaacacacacacacgcacacacgcacacacgcacgcacgcacgcacgcacgcacgcacgcacgcacgcacgcacgcacgcacgcacgcacgcacgcacacacagaggttGTGTAATCTGATCCCAACTTCCATCTCGGGCCAGCTGTCTACTACTCCTGCTCTCCAAAATCCATTAGCTGTTGCTGCCCTCTGCTGCTCCATTATAGTAATTGCAATGGAGGCAAAGTTATGAGCTGTTATGAGACCCTTTTCAAATACCGTAAAGTCAGTAGCAGTAATTTGTTAGGCCTATCAAATTGTAGATAAAAAAGGCAATAACAAGGAATTCAATAAATATAAAGTGCAATATTTCTATGTGAAACAGATAAAGGCACGTGTGTGTATTTGCTGTCATTTCCTTTCTCAAACATAAACTGTGAAAAAGCTTTAGAACAGAAGAATCACAGGAGTCAGTTTTGCCATTGCATTGTAGTTTACACTTGGTCAGGAACCACAAACTGTACAATACTTGTGCAAAATTTACATCACATTAATCAGTGTTGGTATAGCCTACAGGAAATCCGGACCATATACATTGGAACATATATTGTACACTTATGAGTGTAGATAGATTTATTAGGTTTAGAGTAATGAGTCAGTTTGGATGAGATCAGTCTTAAGGACAGGGTTTGGAGTCTACGACAGGCTCACAGCGGTCCACCACGGCCCGGATCTCGCCAATCTGAATGCCATCGTACACCCCAGAGATGGAGGTCCACTGGGTCTCTCCGTTGCGGTATGTACGGCTCAGCCTGGCTGTGAAGGGGACGTCTGCGGTGATCTTACGGCCCTCCATGCGCACGCTACAGGAGTGGTTGGGTGGCACGTTGAGCTCCACCGACACAGAGTGgctgagggcttccaccatggtGGTGCCCCTGTTGAACTGCAAGGTCTTCTCCCCACTGAACTCAACCCCTGCGGAGCCGATCAGGGGGATCTTGGCTGTGATGCCGGCGGTGATGCCCAGCATGGTGGTGCGTCCGATGTTCCAGGTGCTCTCCACCTCTGACGTCTTGGAGATGGTCACCGTCTTCACTACCGTCTGGCACTCGTTGTTGGTGACGCCGGAGAGGCGCATGGTCTCAGGGGGGTAGTGGAACATTTCCACCTCATCAATGCCATACTTGACGTGGGAGATATGCTGGGTGTAGGCGTCTCTGTTGATGGCCAGGACCTGGTAGCTCTTGTACCAGTACTCATCGCCCTCCCAGGGCAAGAAGAAAGCCTTGAACTGAGGGACCACCTTCCCCAAGCCATACTTGTTCTTCCCAACGTAGatgcccactccagagcacgtTCTAACTGAGTTTTTGGGCACCGAGCCGTATGAGTCCTCCTTCCACTCAACAAACTCAAAGTTGTCTCTGTTGGCCAGGATCTCAAACTCTGAGGCTTTGTACTCTCTCTCACCGTAGGGGTATTGGCAGTACGGGCCCTTGCTAGGAGTGTAGAAGCCGGCTTCGCAGTTGTATTTGCAGATGTAGTCGGTGCGTTCGGTGTAGCCGTTGTAGATGCCCATAGCTGCGGTGGGGAGAGAACCATTCCAGCTCAGCCACTGCAGGTTGACATTGTCCCCGAACATGAATGGAGCAGGCTTCTGTTGGTCCTCAAACTCAGGCGGGTTTTTTGGACCCTGGATGGGACCATTACTGGACAGTAGGGGGACCTTTCCTTCCAGCACTGGGTTTAACAGGGACACTGGAAGACAAAGAATACACTGGACATGTGAGAATACCAATACTTTAGTCCTAAATACTAGGCCATTTGagtatgcacatttttttttgtttaatgtaTGCAACATTTGGAAAATcgagtatactttaaatgcccgcatgtcaaactcattttggcTTTGATCAATGAGATATGGGGATGCGCTATCGAAATCAACGAATAGCAGGAAACAACGCAATCGCGCatgacacattctcagtatgTGAAAAAATGTGAATTTTTAAAAATCGAGTAtggtttaaatgtcaggatgttataggcctactcattttggctcttcatctagtagaatttgaTGCACACTTTTCCAtaatgcattggaagaggtgggctGCGAGTGATAAACTATAGTTCTCTTCAAGTAGCCAAACAACAAAATTAAGCTACTTAAATGGGAAGACGCCGAATAGCGAAGCTGCTGcggtggtgttcaaatgtaggccaagtagtttttgttctccttaaTATGATCACCAGTATTGCATCGTAGGCTACATCTTTGAAAACAgaagtctttattttttttattacctaAAGTGGATTTCTGTGTTTCTTGTCCTCTTGGCCTTCATCGGGGCTTTTAAAGTAAATACTAAACCACCTTTTGATTTCTGAATGGGTCAGCACCAGGGACTCAGGATGTGGCTGCATTATTGATGTCAAGTTAATcaagccttttgatttgaacatatggaTTGTCTTAGTTTGTAGTCTAAGGTCGTTAAAACATACGTGAGTGACGATGGTGTCAATATTGGAGTAGTTGGCCAGAACCGAAAGCAGGAGAGAGTTGATGTCATGGACACGGGCTCCTGTGTGACAGTGGACCTTGGTCGGTCCACAGACCGTAGGCAGGCCAAAATCTCTCACCATCGAGCTGCCCACAATGATGGTGGTCGTGATGGAATCCGATGGGTAAACAACCTACTGAACTGTGGTGGCCATGGGGGAGGATGCCACTGGGTGGCCGCCGGCTATTGGTTTACACCCAGGATCCGTAATGACCCCCGGGCCTGGTATGTCCGTCTTAAGTGGGGAAAAGCTGTTTGATAGCTGGATCCGACCTTCTCGGATAGATGGGTGGCCAGACTGCCTCTCTGATCTACGCCTTGCGAGTGTCCAGTCTCCCAGTTGAGCTGAACATCTGTCCGTTGGATTAGGACAGATCAACGCCACCTGACTCATCAACAGCTTTGCTACAGGAGGCATTTAAAACTGATATTCGGTTTTCCCTTGGTTACAGCAAGGTAGTTGTACATAGAAAGCAGGTTGTCCTTTTTCCTTGCAGCCGAGCTAACAGCCGGAGAATCTCTTCCCTAAGATGCTTGATGGTGGTGCACTTAGGGCAGACAAATCCCTGTCCATTTTCCAGTTCCACCTGATCTTCATCTTGTGATTGTGTGGAAATCATCTCACACCTGAAGCATTTGAAGCACCCCTATTAcgagccttttcaacctctctttcgtgtcgtctgagattcccaaagattggaaagcagctgcggtgatccctctcttcaaagggggggacactcttgacccaaactgctacagacctatatctatcctaccctgcctttctaaggtcttcgaaagccaagtcaacaaacagattaccgaccatttcgaatcccaccgcaccttctccgctatgcaatctggtttcagagctggtcatgggtgcacctcagccacgctcaaggtcctaaacgatatcttaaccgccatcgataagaaacaatactgtgcagccgtattcattgacctggccaaggctttcgactctgtcaatcaccacatcctcatcggcagactcaatagccttggtttctcaaatgatttcctcgcctggttcaccaactacttctctgatagagttcagtgtgtcaaatcggagggcctgttgtccgggcctctggcagtctctatgggggtgccacagggttaaattcttgggccgactctcttctctgtatacatcaatgatgttgctcttgctgctggtgagtctctgatccacctctacgcagacgacaccattctgtatacttctggcccttctttggacactgtgttaacaaccctccagacgagcttcaatgccatacaactctccttccgtggcctccaactgctcgcCCATCcaccatcactactctggacggttctgacttagaatatgtggacaactacaaatacctaggtgtctggttagactgtaaactctccttccagactcatcatcaaacatctccaatccaaagttaaatctagaattggcttcctatatcgcaacaaagcatccttcactcatgctgccaaacataccctcgtaaaactgaccatcctaccgatcctcgacttcggcgatgtcatttacaaaatagcctccaataccctactcaataaattggatgcagtctttcacagtgccatccgttttgtcaccaaagccccttatactacccaccactgcgacctgtacgctctcgttggctggccctcgcttcatactcatcgccaaacccgctggctccaggtcatctacaagaccctgctaggtaaagtctccccttatctcagctcgcaggtcaccatagcagcacccacctgtagcacgcgctccagcaggtatatatttctggtcacccccaaagccaattcctcctttggccgcctctccttccagttctctgctgccaatgactggaacgaactacaaaaatctctgaaactggaaacacttatctccctcactagctttaagcaccagctgtcagagcagctcacagattactgcatctgtacatagcccatctataatttagcccaaacaactaccccttcccctactgtatttatttattttgctcctttgcaccccattatttctactttctactttgcacattcttccactgcaaatctaccattccaatgttttacttgctatattgtatttacctcgccaccatggcctttttttgcctttacctcccttatctcacctcatttgctcacattgtatatagacttatttttctactgtattattgactgtatgtttgttttactccatgtgtaactctgtgttgttgtatgtgtcaaactgctttgctttatcttggccaggtcgcaattgtaaatgagaacttgttctcaacttgcctacctagttaaataaaggtgaaataaatcaaataaataaataaaatttgtgCCCAGCCATGGATAAAAACACCGATGGGCTAGCACTGCTAGCGTTACCCTGCTCCAGTTTTATGATGTCTAGCAGCTGCTACTCAACAGAAACCCGGGACAAAATTTGCGGTCCCAGCCATAAAGGCTGACCGGTTCGATGAACCAGTAGCAATACAAACTTAAGCTATGATTAAAAACTAGAACATAAAAACTAGAacataaaaacaacaaaccgacagtACACTGTTCTGTTGCGTGCTATGATGACGTCTGCTGCGTGCTCCTATAGCGCCGTGAGGATGTGGCTCCtatatgttacagcactttggtttcactaaaaatgttgaaatggaaccaaatgatcAGTTTCTGTCTGCAGTCCTTTTAAATAGGATAGACGGACTATGTTGGCTACATtataggttgaatgtgatagtctgcctccaaccagcctgagtaggccaATAACTCCATTCCCATCctattcagagtttagagaaatTCATCAAATTGGAAATTagctattatcaggctggttaatgtgatgcatttttattttaaatttgaaCAAATTCACCCGCACATGGCCCCGTCCCACCCCACCtactcagccagtcaggagccagtACTGCGTTGAGGCCgtggcatactgcatactttttactaaacgGCACATGCTAAATAGTATGTGACGATGAGTacatagtatgcagtttaagtatgtagtacgctggtgtgggtattcggacacggccactgtcacaacatgcacccattacTGTTGCATTGAAACAACTGACTTTCTgaatgttttctgttttcctttccAAGAGGTTGAACGCTGGGATTGATTGAATAAAAGGGGTATATCATTTACCCTTCTGTCTCAGTGAGCTCTTCCTCACTATGTCCTGCAGGCTGCCTGGAGGGGAGCCTGCATCCTGGGCACAGGACAGCCCCAGGTGCAGCAGGGAAACGACCACCAAGACAAACAGCTTCATCTGAGGAAGACCAGGAAAGAGGAGGAATATTAGGAAACATTAAAGTACAATAGTGGTTACCACTATAGCTATAACACTATAGCGTTACACAAATTCACGTTAAATCAACATTTCGTTGCATTTGTGACGTTGTGTTGTCGATTCTTCTTCCATTAGCTCCATTGAAATAGTGCCCTAAATGCACAAGTAGAAGAGCCAGTGCACTCACCCTCACAGTCTTCCCTCGGTGAGCAGTGAACCTGTCGGTTCTCCAGGGTTATATAGCTAGCTCCTTTATGACACTCATAAATTACAACACTCACTCTCTCAGGGCTTTGACATGGACTAGCATGATAGGACAAACAGGAGGAACGTGGATAAAATGCTACACTcttctttttgttttatttttattattggtTTCATTATCATAATCATCTGAAATGTATGAGCTaatctctctcgcgctctcttctctctctccagccccctcTCTCTTACGCCCTTGACAGCACCACAACATGACAATGTATTAGCGCTTGACAAAATAATGTAAATTGGAGTTAGCGTAGACActtcagaatatttttttttgccgTCTTGTTGATGTGCAGTTTCCTTTGGAAGACAAATTGCCCTGTCCTTGCATTTGTCACACCAACTATGAGAAGCGAAGAACAGACACATTGAAGACGAGGGATTATTAACATGATTACGCAAACAGAGTGATAACAGAGATAAAGGTAAAAGGCTTCTAGGACAGAGCTGACTGTCCTGAAATATCAGACAGTCTTATCGGTGTTCCCATACCTTTCTTCAAAGTTGGTTAGGAAGGAGAATTTAGTTGTGGGCATAATAGCAT
This portion of the Salvelinus sp. IW2-2015 linkage group LG15, ASM291031v2, whole genome shotgun sequence genome encodes:
- the LOC111974875 gene encoding natterin-3; translation: MKLFVLVVVSLLHLGLSCAQDAGSPPGSLQDIVRKSSLRQKVSLLNPVLEGKVPLLSSNGPIQGPKNPPEFEDQQKPAPFMFGDNVNLQWLSWNGSLPTAAMGIYNGYTERTDYICKYNCEAGFYTPSKGPYCQYPYGEREYKASEFEILANRDNFEFVEWKEDSYGSVPKNSVRTCSGVGIYVGKNKYGLGKVVPQFKAFFLPWEGDEYWYKSYQVLAINRDAYTQHISHVKYGIDEVEMFHYPPETMRLSGVTNNECQTVVKTVTISKTSEVESTWNIGRTTMLGITAGITAKIPLIGSAGVEFSGEKTLQFNRGTTMVEALSHSVSVELNVPPNHSCSVRMEGRKITADVPFTARLSRTYRNGETQWTSISGVYDGIQIGEIRAVVDRCEPVVDSKPCP